The window AATAATGCCATGATCTCCTTCAACCTGATCTGAATCTGTTAAAAGAAACGCCGTTAAAGAAATATCAATTGCAGATGACACTTCATAACTGATGGATACATGCCCCTTTGGAGAACTTAGTACGGTATTGGCTCCCATTTGCAGAGTTTGATTCATCTCAACAGCTCCTATACTTTATCTACCATTTATCATTTTTATAGATCAATTATACCAAATCATGTAATAGAACCTATTAATATCTTTATCTCTTTTCAACCTCTGCAATGATATGAGACAATGCTAACTAAAAACAAACCACTCCCGAAAGGAAAATCAATGTGTATAAAAGAATCATTCCTGCAGTTATGGTGATATTCGGCCTTTGGATTCTTCTTCAAATATCCTTGAACATCAAGATCTTTCACAATCCAATGAACTATTTTGTCGCCATTACTCTCTTTTTTCTTTGTATTCAGGCTCTATTAAAACATAAACGATGAAAAACCCGAACAAGCACATACTTCGCTCATCCGGGCTTCTCTTTTCCTTTGTTACACTTCTTCACCGTTCGTGGCAATGACGTTTTGGTACCAAGTAAAAGAATCTTTTTTGAGTCTCTTCATCGAGCCGTTGCCTTCGTTGTCGCGGTCAACGTAGATCATGCCGTAGCGTTTTTTCATTTCACCTGTTGTGAATGACACGATATCAATGATGCCCCAAGGTGTGTAGCCAATAAGGTCAACACCGTCGTATTCAATGGCTTTTTTCAGTGCTTCGATATGAGAAGCGAGATATTGAATACGTTCTGGATCGTGAATAGAACCGTCTTCTTCCACTTGATCTATGGCACCAAATCCATTTTCTACAATGAATAGCGGGATTTGATAGCGATCATAAAAACGATTCAAAGTATATCTTAGGCCTGTCGGGTCAATGGACCAGCCCCAGTCGCTTGATTTGATATAAGGATTGTCTACACCATGCGGCAGGGCTCCGTTGACAATATCTCCGTTGTTATCAGACACTGCATCACTTTTAACCGTTGTCGACATGTAGTAGCTAAAGCCAAGATAATCTACTTTCCCTTTTCTTAAGCTTTCTTCATCGCCTTCTTCAAACGGAATATGATAGCCTTCGCGTTCGAATTCTTTAAGTGCATAGCTCGGATAGTAGCCCCGAACTTGTACATCTGGGAAGAAATAGCGTTGTCTCATATATTCTTCAGCAAGCATGACATCCTCTGGATTTGAGGAATATGGATAGATTGGTACGTGAGAAACCATTGCTCCAATTTGAAAAGCAGGATTGATTTCTTTGCCTTTTGCTACTGCCCACGCACTTGCAAGTAATTCATGATGTCCTGCTTGATACATGATTTCTTTGGCATTTTCGCCTTCTTTGACTGATACCCCTGAATTTGTCCAAAGGAACAGTGGGTTGTTGACATCCATTTTGTTATTGATTTCATTAAATGTCATCCAGTATGTGACTTTGTCCTTGTATCGATTGAAGCACACTTCTGCGAATTTCGCGAAATACTCAGCGACTTTTCGGCTTCGGAACCCGCCGTATTCTCTTGCCAAATGAAGCGGCATCTCAAAGTGAGACAGTGTAATCACAGGCTCGATGCCATGCTTGAGCAGTTCATCAAATACATCATCATAGAATTGTAAACCAGCTTCATTCGGTTCAGCTTCATCTCCCTTTGGGAAAATTCGGCTCCAGCCGATGGATGTACGCAGGCATTTCAAACCCATTTCGGCAAACATCGCGATATCTTCCTTGTAACGATGGTAGAAATCGATCGCTTCATGGTTCGGATAAAATTTGTTGTCTTCTATCGTCTCAGTAATTTGTCTCGGTACTCCGTGAGCACCAGCTGTCATTACATCCACAACACTTGGGCCTTTTCCTCCTTCATTCCATCCACCTTCGAATTGATGTGCAGCTAATGCTCCGCCCCATAGAAAACCTTTTGGTAATGTCATTATTTATTCCTCCTATTTTACAATTGTAATCATGACGTCCGTTGGCTGACATGTCGATTGTGCTTCTACCATCACATCTTCATACGCTTGTGTATTGGTGATGATGACTGGTGTGACTGTTTTTAATCCTTTGCTTTCGATGGCTTCTTGATCAAATGTCATCAACAAGTCACCCTTCTTCACCTTGTCACCTTCTTTGATCTTGAGTGTAAATGCTGAGCCATCTAGAGAAACCGTATCAATTCCAACGTGAACAAGTAACTCCACACCAAATTCTGAACGAAGTCCAACGGCATGCTTTGTTGGTGCAAGCATGACGACACTGCCGTCAAACGGTGCATACAGCTTATTGTCTGTCGGTTCAATGGCAAAGCCTTTGCCCATCGCCCCGGAGCTAAATACGGCATCCGGTACTTCAGATAATGTGAGCACTTTTCCTGCAAGTGGTGCAGTGATTGTTTCTTCATTGTTCATCGAAGCATTCTTTTTTTCTTTATCTTGATCTTTGACAGTTGTTGTTCCGGCTGTCTGCTCCACTGTATCTTCCCCATAACCAAACATTTGAATGAGCACAACTGGTAAGATCAGCGCAATTGCGACACCAATTAAGATACCGATGATCGATGTTGGGTAATCTGCACTAATTCCGTTCACAATTGTCAGCGGACCAGGCAAACCTGCATACGCAAAGTAATAAGGTGTGAAGAAGCTGGCAACGATAGCACCGGCTGCTCCAGAAATACATCCGAAAATAAACGGCTTTTTAAAACGTAAGGTAACACCGTAAATCGCAGGCTCCGTAATTCCGAAGAGTCCCGTGATTCCGGCTGAGACTCCGACTTTCCGAGTTTCGCGGTTTCTTGCTTTTAAAATAACTCCTAACACTGCGCCGACCTGAGCGATAACAGCGATGGTTTGATATGCCTGGAAGGAGTCACGTCCATATTGTTCAAAGTTGGCGAGCACCATTGGCGTAATGCCCCAGTGAACGCCGAATATGACAAGTACTTGCCAGAATCCACCGATAATGGCGCCTGCTAAAGCCGGTACATTTTCTGCTAAGATATTGTATCCGTTTGCAATCCCATTTGCACCTGCTGTTGAAAGAGGACCAATTAATAGAATGGTTAACGGAACCATAACGACCATACAGATAAATGGTACAAATAACGGTTTTACTACCTCGTGAATCCGTTTATTTAAAAATCTCTCTACATATGAAAGAATCCATACCAAGAACAGCGGAGGCAAAACAGATGACGTATAAACAGTTTCAGATAACGCAATGCCTAAAAAGGTAACGCCTTCACCTGAAGCCACACGCCCAGCAATTTCTGTCCAAGCTGGACTGACAAGCGCTGCTGTACACGCTACTGCGATATACATATTCGTTTTAAAATGCTTAGCTGCTGTGATGGCAATAAAGATTGGCAAAAATGTAAACGGTGCCCATGAAATGAAACTAAAGACTTCATATGTTCCCGTTTTCGAAAAGCTTGGAAATAACAAATTAATGAGGATAAGTGCACCTTGTAAAATACCAGCTGCAGCCAAAATATACACAAAAGGCGCAAACACAGCGGACATGGTCGCAATGACACGGTTCAGTACCGTTCCCTTGTTTTCATTAGGCTGGTCATCATCCGACGATTGGAGCTGAACAAGGTTGGAAAAATGCTCGTATACTTCACCAACATGCTGGCCGATGACGACCTGAAATTGACCGCCGTTTTCCACCACGGTAATAACACCAGGCATGGCGTTGACTGCTTCCTTGGCCTTTGGATTCGAACGTTTCAGTACCAAACGCAGACGCGTGGCGCATCTTGCGGCACTCACCACATTTTCTTCTCCGCCAACTGCCTCTAAGATGTCTTCTGCAAGCTTTTGATAATCCCTCACTTTTGACATATAACCCCCCCTTTATCACTACTAGTATATGTATATTATAATTATACCGGTACAATATATCAATACATATATAATTTTGATTAGCATATCAAAGGAAAATCGGTATGTGCTATAATACAAAGACAATAAATCGTGAAAACAAAGAGGAATGGCTATGTTAAAGTATCAACAAATTGCGAGCGATATTGAAAAATATATTGTCACCCATGAGCTGCAGCAAGGGGACAAGCTTCCTGTACTCGAAACCCTCATGAGCCAATTTGCTGTGAGCAAAAGCACCATTATCAAATCATTAGACTTACTCGAAAGAAAAGGAATTATCTATCAAGTGAGGGGCAGCGGCATCTTTGTTCGAAGACACAGGCGCAAAGGCTACATCAGCCTTTTATCCAACCAAGGGTTTAAAAAAGATTTAGAGGAATTTCAACTGACTTCAGAGGTTTTAATGCTAGACACCATCAAACCGTCCGAAGAAGCTGCGCTTAATTTGAATATTGAAGAAGATGAGGATGTTTTTTACCTCAAACGCATCCGTTACATCAATGGACAAACCTTATGTCTAGAAGAATCCTATTACCGAAAAACCATCATTCCCTATCTCAACACAGAAATTGCTGCCGATTCTGTTTTTAAATTTATCAGTGAAGGCCTTGGACTCAAGGTCGGCTTTTCCGATATGTACTTACAAGTAGGAAAACTGAATGAAACCGAAGCAAAGCACCTCGGCCTTAAACAAGATGATCCCGCTCTCCGCGTCGAGACCGTCTTTCATCTCACAAACGGCCAGCCCTTCGACTTCTCGAAAATCACTTATAACTACATGCAGTCCCAATTTTTTATTCAGGCGAATAATTATTATGGGTGATGGATGGAAAAAGCTTCCTGGGACAATCAGGAAGCTTTTTTGTCGTATGAAGAAATGTCGCATGATGAATGTTTTGCCGAATATGAGGCATCACCCGCTCACCTCATCAGTTAATGAAAGACCGTTTCGATTCCGCCGCAGCAATACAATCCCTAATTCGGATACGAGCTTCACAATGTTATGACTCACGCCAGACTGTGTCAGCCCAAGTTTCTCCTCGGCTTTTAAAACTGCCGGATTCGACGACTGTTAGAAATATTTTGTATTGGAATGTGATCAGTTTGCTTATCTCAAATGTTAATCTCACATTAAATCTTGGCAAAACCTACTGCTCGATATATCTTTGATCTTTCGATTTAAATGGCTTTCTACCAACTGAAAACATTTTTCCTGAATCAATGACCGTTTATGCGTGTCTAGTTGTTCTTTTTCATCACCATGCACATCTTCATCTTCCTCTAACTGAAAATCAGTTAAGTCCATTTTGTCATGAACATGAGTTTTAATAAAAACATGAGCATTGTGAAAATAGTGCATATGCTCTACTAAAGAAGAGATCGTGGTGATAAAATCATCGAATGTTTCTTCTTCAAACGTTTTTTTGAGATCGAGATTACTATGGACATCAATTGAAATGTAATTATCTCTTTCATCCAGTTCTTCTTGGGTAGCTAGAGGATTATCGTGAGTCGTTGCTTTTCGATTTAAATCTGTAATGGAGAAATAAATGGTGATTTCTTTTTTATCGAGAAATTCATACTCCCATATTTCTGCGTCTCTTAATCTTAATATGCGGGTTAGGTTGTCCAACTTTTTAAACCCTCCATTGTTATTCATCTATTTCTAAAAAATGATGATCTTAATTCGTCGTTGCCGACGACGAAGACCTAGACGCTGCTTCATCAGCCTTCACACAATCAATCGCAACAACCAACGCAATCATTACAGGCTCCATCTCTTCTTTCAAAATATCAACCTTATAGCTGTCACCCCAAGTAAACCATTCCTTCTTCACCTGACCGATCACTTCGCCGTTCTGCAGCACTTGGAAATTCATATCCCACCAGTTGCCTTGTACTTCTACACCAGCAGCATCAATTGAATATTTTGCTTTAAAGAACGTAAACTCTTTTTTGATCGTCAATACCTCTTGCCCACCAACTTCTACTAAAAACTTTGGTAAAAAGCTAAACATTTTCTTCGTAATCACGGCGATTTCTTCTCGTTCTGTATTCAGAATGGTGAACGTCTTCGGCATCTTCATAAAGCTGCCCTCGACCACATACACATCGTTCTCTTGCTGATCCTTTACCGTAAACCTGCCGCTCAGACTAAATACTTTCTGCTTCATGTAAAGCTGTTTCATATGTACCTCCCTCTACTCAAATGACAACTTCATTAAAGTTTATCATACAGAAAAAGGCCCAGATAACCCAGCTGTAAATTTCTTCACCAAAAACTGTATCAAACTAAGCGTTTTCCCCATTCATTTTCTTTTTAAAAGCAAAAATGGCGATAGCTACAATAACACCTGTATATCCAATTACCCACCAAAGATGCAGTAAAATTGATGCATAGTCTCCAGAAAGTGCGGCTCTGCTAGCGTCTACTGCGTGAGCAAATGGAAGTGCGTACGCAATATCTTTGAACCAGCCTCCAACTAAATTCAAATCAAACCATGTACCACTTAACCATGCGCTCATATTCGTTAGTAGCGCTCCACAAATACCACCAACCTGCTTGTCGTTAAATATACTCCCCACTAAGAGCCCTATGCCGATAAATAGTAAAGATGTTGGCAAAAGGACAAGAATGGATAACAAAACATTGGAATTAAAAGGTAATCCTAAGAAAAGTGCTGCGATAAAGCTAATGATAACTTGAACAATTGCTATCGGTATGAGTGGGACAATATACCCTACAATGTAGTCTGAGGCAGAAAGAGGTGTAGTAAACAATCGCATCAAAAATGATGTACTTCGATCTTTAGCTATTAACATTCCAGAGAATAGTGAGATAAAAGAAAGCCCGAAGACGGCTATGCCAGGAATTAGTTTATCAATGACAAATAAATCAGTTGGAACATTCGCTTGAATAGCATGAAGCAAAAATAAGATAACTAACGGGAAGCCTATACCAAATGCTAAGTTTAAAGGATCTCTCAAAATCTCTTTACGATTACGTGCAGCAAAGGCTAGTGACTTCATCTGGTGACCTCCTCATTGGTAGCTAACGAAATAAAGGCATCCTCAAGTGATTTGGTGTTGGTAATTTCCATCAATTCAGCTGCTGTTCCAACTGCCTTTAATTTTCCTTTCGCCATCGTCCCTATTCGATCCGAAAGGGCTGCTGCTTCCTCCATATAATGTGTCGTGAGAATGATGGTCATGCTCCCCTTTAATTTCTCAATAGTACTCCATAGCTCACGCCTTGCGATGACATCGAGACCGAGAGTAGGTTCATCAAGAAAAAGGATTTTGGGGTCTGTAATGAGTGCCATTGCAATACTAAGTCTTCTTTGCATTCCTCCAGATAAGGTTTTAGCCTTCATTTTAGATACCTCAGTCAAACTAAACGTATGAAGCATTTCCTCCACTTTTATATCCACCGTTTTATTGTGGAACCCGTATATTTGAGCGATTAATTCAAGATTTTCTTTAACGGATAAATTAGGAGCTACTGCCGTTTCCTGTGGTGAAACATTAATCTGTTCTTTTACTGCGTAGGGATTAGAAACAATACTGTTACCAAGGATCGTTGCATCACCGGTAGTAGGGATGCTAAGACAGGTCAACATCTTGATCGTTGTCGTTTTACCTGCACCATTCACTCCAAGTAAAGTAAAAAGCTCGCCTTGTTCAATTGAAAGATTAAGAGAATCGACTGCAATCTTTTCTTCGAATTTCTTAGTTAGATTCTTTGTTTGAATAGCAATCATTCCTCATCCTCCTGATCTTCCTGTGCCTTATATATATCGTCAGCAAACTGCAGGAAGGCCTCATTTTTTACAATGGCGATTCCTTGAGCTTCATCACCCAAAATCAACAGGCTGTCTCCAGGACTGATGCTGAATATCTCCCTCGCTTTTTTAGGAATGACAATTTGCCCGCGTTCACCAACCTTTACAAGTCCAAATATGTGTTTTCCTTTTGGTTTCACCCCTGCCTCTTCTGTACCATCCACATTATTCACGAGATCATCCAAAGCAACGCCGTATATTTCAGCCAAAGCCTTACAATTGTTGATATCCGGCACAGTTTCTCCCGATTCCCATTTCGCAACAGCTTGCCTTGAAACACCAATTTTCTCAGCCACTTCTTCTTGTGTAAACCTGTGTATTTTTCGCATTTTTTTCAAATTCATATTGATCATGTTTTTCACACCCTTCAATATCATTATATAAGACTTATTCCGATCATCTACCAACTGAACATGACATCAGAAGTTATCTTCAATTTACATTTGGTTAAATGCCTAAGTTTAACCCAAAAAAGCCACCTCGAAATTAAGTGGAGGGGACTTTTTTGGTGTGTAATCGAATAAAGGAACTGAGATTCATATGTTTAATCACATATACTAATTTTTTCTTCTGCTACAACACCTTTTGCTAAAGCTAATAAGGGAAGTAAGAATGGCTTGGAAAATAGGTATTCCCTCACGCAAAGAATCACTAGATAAGTATAGTAATGTTATCAGTGAATAAAAGGAGGAACTATGAAAAAAATAAAGTTTTTTGACTGGACAATCAATTTACAACATGATTTAACCGCAATTACAGATCATAACGAAAAGAAAATGGTCATTTTAGAACCATCAATTGAACTAAACAGTGTGATCTGGATGGATGAAAACAATGAACTACAAATCAAACCTACTTGGGATTGTATCATTACAATCGATTCAACTAACAGATCACTGACAATTCAGCAAACAGAAGAAGTTTTTGGAAATGTATACGAGTGAAAATAGGAGGAATGATGAAGGAAACCACTTTTTTTGACTGGACGGTTCACTATCCAGAACATTTAACAGCAGTCAAAGATGATACAGAAAAGAAGATGGTTTTTCTAGAACAAACTGTTGAATTCAAAGGGATTATCCGTATTGATGAGAATGATGAACTGCAAATTAAGCCAACTTGGGATTGTGTCATTTTGTGATGCAGAATATGTTGTAGGTTTACCATAGAAAATAAAAAAGTCTCGTTTGAGGGAAATCACTCAAATGAGACTTTTTTGTTTAGTTTCAGCAATTATTTAATAACCATTTACAAAATAAGCGATCGTCTCTAACTCATCTTCTTTGAGTTCTCTGTTAACATGTGCTTGATATTCACTCACGATTCTCTGCCGATCTCCACCACAAAGATCAGTGTATTTCGCAATCATCCTAAGCTTATCTGTTTCCTGACGAAACTCCTCCTTTGTCCACGGTCTTTGGTGTGAAGGAATATACGTATCGGCATCAAAAGCATCTAACTCATCTAAAAGACGCAATGTTTCCTTCATTGAATAATGGACTTTTTCGGCATACATTTTCGGATAAATACAATCACCAA is drawn from Bacillus pumilus and contains these coding sequences:
- a CDS encoding ABC transporter permease, which codes for MKSLAFAARNRKEILRDPLNLAFGIGFPLVILFLLHAIQANVPTDLFVIDKLIPGIAVFGLSFISLFSGMLIAKDRSTSFLMRLFTTPLSASDYIVGYIVPLIPIAIVQVIISFIAALFLGLPFNSNVLLSILVLLPTSLLFIGIGLLVGSIFNDKQVGGICGALLTNMSAWLSGTWFDLNLVGGWFKDIAYALPFAHAVDASRAALSGDYASILLHLWWVIGYTGVIVAIAIFAFKKKMNGENA
- a CDS encoding ABC transporter ATP-binding protein translates to MIAIQTKNLTKKFEEKIAVDSLNLSIEQGELFTLLGVNGAGKTTTIKMLTCLSIPTTGDATILGNSIVSNPYAVKEQINVSPQETAVAPNLSVKENLELIAQIYGFHNKTVDIKVEEMLHTFSLTEVSKMKAKTLSGGMQRRLSIAMALITDPKILFLDEPTLGLDVIARRELWSTIEKLKGSMTIILTTHYMEEAAALSDRIGTMAKGKLKAVGTAAELMEITNTKSLEDAFISLATNEEVTR
- a CDS encoding beta-glucoside-specific PTS transporter subunit IIABC encodes the protein MSKVRDYQKLAEDILEAVGGEENVVSAARCATRLRLVLKRSNPKAKEAVNAMPGVITVVENGGQFQVVIGQHVGEVYEHFSNLVQLQSSDDDQPNENKGTVLNRVIATMSAVFAPFVYILAAAGILQGALILINLLFPSFSKTGTYEVFSFISWAPFTFLPIFIAITAAKHFKTNMYIAVACTAALVSPAWTEIAGRVASGEGVTFLGIALSETVYTSSVLPPLFLVWILSYVERFLNKRIHEVVKPLFVPFICMVVMVPLTILLIGPLSTAGANGIANGYNILAENVPALAGAIIGGFWQVLVIFGVHWGITPMVLANFEQYGRDSFQAYQTIAVIAQVGAVLGVILKARNRETRKVGVSAGITGLFGITEPAIYGVTLRFKKPFIFGCISGAAGAIVASFFTPYYFAYAGLPGPLTIVNGISADYPTSIIGILIGVAIALILPVVLIQMFGYGEDTVEQTAGTTTVKDQDKEKKNASMNNEETITAPLAGKVLTLSEVPDAVFSSGAMGKGFAIEPTDNKLYAPFDGSVVMLAPTKHAVGLRSEFGVELLVHVGIDTVSLDGSAFTLKIKEGDKVKKGDLLMTFDQEAIESKGLKTVTPVIITNTQAYEDVMVEAQSTCQPTDVMITIVK
- the bglA gene encoding 6-phospho-beta-glucosidase BglA, translated to MTLPKGFLWGGALAAHQFEGGWNEGGKGPSVVDVMTAGAHGVPRQITETIEDNKFYPNHEAIDFYHRYKEDIAMFAEMGLKCLRTSIGWSRIFPKGDEAEPNEAGLQFYDDVFDELLKHGIEPVITLSHFEMPLHLAREYGGFRSRKVAEYFAKFAEVCFNRYKDKVTYWMTFNEINNKMDVNNPLFLWTNSGVSVKEGENAKEIMYQAGHHELLASAWAVAKGKEINPAFQIGAMVSHVPIYPYSSNPEDVMLAEEYMRQRYFFPDVQVRGYYPSYALKEFEREGYHIPFEEGDEESLRKGKVDYLGFSYYMSTTVKSDAVSDNNGDIVNGALPHGVDNPYIKSSDWGWSIDPTGLRYTLNRFYDRYQIPLFIVENGFGAIDQVEEDGSIHDPERIQYLASHIEALKKAIEYDGVDLIGYTPWGIIDIVSFTTGEMKKRYGMIYVDRDNEGNGSMKRLKKDSFTWYQNVIATNGEEV
- a CDS encoding LURP-one-related/scramblase family protein, translating into MKQLYMKQKVFSLSGRFTVKDQQENDVYVVEGSFMKMPKTFTILNTEREEIAVITKKMFSFLPKFLVEVGGQEVLTIKKEFTFFKAKYSIDAAGVEVQGNWWDMNFQVLQNGEVIGQVKKEWFTWGDSYKVDILKEEMEPVMIALVVAIDCVKADEAASRSSSSATTN
- a CDS encoding GntR family transcriptional regulator; amino-acid sequence: MLKYQQIASDIEKYIVTHELQQGDKLPVLETLMSQFAVSKSTIIKSLDLLERKGIIYQVRGSGIFVRRHRRKGYISLLSNQGFKKDLEEFQLTSEVLMLDTIKPSEEAALNLNIEEDEDVFYLKRIRYINGQTLCLEESYYRKTIIPYLNTEIAADSVFKFISEGLGLKVGFSDMYLQVGKLNETEAKHLGLKQDDPALRVETVFHLTNGQPFDFSKITYNYMQSQFFIQANNYYG
- a CDS encoding helix-turn-helix transcriptional regulator — protein: MINMNLKKMRKIHRFTQEEVAEKIGVSRQAVAKWESGETVPDINNCKALAEIYGVALDDLVNNVDGTEEAGVKPKGKHIFGLVKVGERGQIVIPKKAREIFSISPGDSLLILGDEAQGIAIVKNEAFLQFADDIYKAQEDQEDEE